Proteins encoded by one window of Carassius carassius chromosome 30, fCarCar2.1, whole genome shotgun sequence:
- the LOC132110733 gene encoding phosphoinositide 3-kinase adapter protein 1-like isoform X2, protein MCEVLIVHTSEAREWAEYLQQILVASSKFLEGSLILYDVNEEIWMKNNELFGSSKCIMLLLSTAFLDMQHDPEVQDNFRDLLQPPCKVVAFLCGVSERQVSMDYFEHWKYWRKLNSEDEPSAYVSAVLECINTGSVSENCQNPYEIELEEQTNEFTLSEIPETLPDETEQTEVIGEDVRHTEQTPSNTTGPLGDQTCLTIQPDRILCGNRVNIYIIMVKKIVDEGRLEVEFHSQYSTPQRIPGTLVNEYIVTVQSPDMPAGKVSLTLYKNESVVCSTTVTYYTEMEEICRYLKKAMDPVQFMCQAFDITSKVPESLDNLLADSLEERMPLKGLEVFGISQIADNTSANHSNVELPTLLHFSAKYGLKKLMSLLMRCPGAMQAYSVMNKDGDYPNKLAEKSGFSDLRQFMDEYVETVDLVKTHMEESQNTSGNEDIYEDMLMASQNFISNFDNEDVYECMMKLNPEMDDDDIERAMDDSNCESMLRKFFEAQPDRSLQSLEHTPINGGLPEMDDDEYRDMGLNAEIYGEIEEEDPYNPCCPDQIYDIVEPQSTPEIINRPPAPIPRPANLPEPEQNTTYISKVFCLKEPVYSLSQRPESDSSLAPVRLVRDRNMSSDHDPYAGMKTPGQRQLISLQERVKVGELTVEDAVQEFKAWQFDQDKRWRSLRFQQENLQKLRDSITRRNKGKGPNELMITAPIQTNSQWGSQMNVNCSVYEPTPRLIAQPPPVSRPLQRGSWQTGSTSSTSSLTCAGSSSHRLSIQSTVSNSSGMEGECEEPPDIPLPPRPLRPTVDTPPVLPPPRVPRRVIERNTEINERYVSTPSRPVHQTPAQRPMPPPPIPRRTW, encoded by the exons ATGTGTGAGGTGTTAATTGTCCATACCAGTGAGGCCAGGGAATGGGCTGAGTATCTGCAGCAAATATTGGTAGCATCAAGTAAGTTTCTGGAGGGCTCCCTCATTCTGTATGATGTGAATGAAGAGATTTGGATGAAAAACAATGAGCTGTTTGGCTCTAGTAAGTGCATCATGCTTTTGCTGTCTACTGCATTCCTGGACATGCAGCACGACCCAGAAGTGCAGGATAATTTCCGGGATCTTCTTCAGCCTCCTTGCAAAGTTGTTGCATTTTTGTGTGGTGTATCAGAAAGGCAAGTGTCAATGGACTATTTTGAACACTGGAAGTATTGGAGAAAGCTCAATTCAGAAGATGAACCATCAGCATATGTGTCTGCGGTCCTTGAGTGCATTAATACTG GATCTGTTAGTGAAAATTGTCAGAATCCATATGAAATTGAACTAGAAGAACAAACGAATGAGTTCACATTATCAGAGATTCCTGAGACATTACCTGATGAGACGGAACAAACTGAGGTGATTGGGGAAGATGTCCGTCATACTGAGCAGACTCCTTCAAATACCACGGGGCCACTAGGTGATCAAACTTGCCTCACCATTCAACCAGACAGAATACTATGTGGG AATCGTgtgaatatttatataataatggtAAAGAAAATTGTGGATGAGGGCAGACTGGAGGTGGAGTTTCACTCTCAGTACTCGACACCTCAGCGGATCCCTGGGACTCTTGTAAACGAGTACATTGTTACTGTACAGTCACCTG atATGCCAGCTGGGAAAGTCTCATTGACACTTTATAAAAATGAATCTGTGGTCTGTTCAACAACGGTGACATATTACACAGAAATGGAAGAGATTTGCAGGTATCTAAAGAAAGCAATGGATCCTGTGCAGTTCATGTGTCAG GCATTTGATATCACATCAAAGGTGCCCGAGTCATTGGATAATTTGCTTGCAGACTCTCTGGAAGAACGGATGCCTCTAAAGGGATTAGAAGTATTTGGAATTAGTCAAATTGCAGATAACACATCCGCGA ATCACAGTAATGTGGAACTTCCAACACTGCTTCACTTCTCGGCCAAGTATGGCTTAAAAAAGTTAATGTCTTTGTTAATGCGGTGCCCCGGAGCCATGCAGGCCTACAGTGTAATGAACAAAGATGGGGATTACCCTAACAAACTGGCAGAGAAGAGTGGCTTCTCTGATTTAAGACAGTTTATGGACGAATATGTT gAGACAGTAGATTTAGTGAAGACCCACATGGAGGAATCTCAGAACACCTCTGGCAACGAGGATATCTATGAGGACATGTTGATGGCTTCCCAAAATTTCATCAGTAATTTCGATAATGAGGACGTTTACGAGTGTATGATGAAACTAAATCCTGAGATGG ATGATGATGACATAGAAAGGGCTATGGACGACTCCAACTGTGAGTCAATGCTGAGAAAGTTTTTTGAAG CACAACCTGACAGGAGTTTACAGTCCTTGGAACATACTCCAATCAATGGTGGATTACCTGAAATGGATGATGATGAATACCGTGACATGGGCCTTAATGCGGAAATCTATGGGGAAATAGAAGAGGAGGACCCATATAACCCATGCTGCCCTGATCAAATTTATGACATAGTGGAACCACAATCCACCCCTGAAATAATCAACCGTCCACCTGCACCGATTCCACGACCCGCCAACCTGCCGGAGCCAGAACAGAACACAACCTACATTTCCAAAG tattttgtcTCAAGGAACCTGTATACTCACTCAGTCAACGGCCAGAGAGTGATTCCTCTTTAG CACCTGTAAGGCTGGTGAGAGACAGAAACATGAGCAGTGACCATGACCCCTATGCAGGCATGAAGACCCCGGGACAGAGGCAGCTCATCTCTCTACAGGAGAGGGTGAAGGTGGGTGAGCTGACTGTGGAGGACGCAGTTCAGGAGTTCAAGGCTTGGCAGTTTGATCAAGATAAAAGATGGCGCTCTCTCCGCTTCCAGCAG GAAAATTTACAGAAATTAAGAGACAGCATCACTCGACGCAATAAAGGCAAAGGGCCGAATG AGCTCATGATTACAGCACCAATACAAACAAACAGTCAGTGGGGCTCTCAAATGAATGTGAACTGCTCAGTGTACGAACCCACACCTCGGTTGATTGCCCAACCTCCTCCTGTTAGTAGACCGCTGCAGAGAGGAAGCTGGCAGACAGGAAGCACCTCCAGCACTTcta GTCTGACCTGTGCAGGTAGTAGCAGTCACAGATTGAGCATTCAGAGCACCGTCAGCAACAGCAGTGGGATGGAAGGTGAATGTGAG GAGCCTCCGGACATTCCCCTTCCTCCACGGCCTCTCCGGCCCACTGTGGATACTCCACCAGTACTCCCTCCACCCAGGGTCCCACGACGTGTAATAGAGAG GAATACAGAGATAAACGAGCGATATGTATCGACTCCATCCCGTCCTGTTCATCAGACACCTGCGCAAAGGCCCATGCCACCTCCACCAATACCGAGACGCACATGGTGA
- the LOC132110733 gene encoding phosphoinositide 3-kinase adapter protein 1-like isoform X4, with product MCEVLIVHTSEAREWAEYLQQILVASKRQVSMDYFEHWKYWRKLNSEDEPSAYVSAVLECINTGSVSENCQNPYEIELEEQTNEFTLSEIPETLPDETEQTEVIGEDVRHTEQTPSNTTGPLGDQTCLTIQPDRILCGNRVNIYIIMVKKIVDEGRLEVEFHSQYSTPQRIPGTLVNEYIVTVQSPDMPAGKVSLTLYKNESVVCSTTVTYYTEMEEICRYLKKAMDPVQFMCQAFDITSKVPESLDNLLADSLEERMPLKGLEVFGISQIADNTSANHSNVELPTLLHFSAKYGLKKLMSLLMRCPGAMQAYSVMNKDGDYPNKLAEKSGFSDLRQFMDEYVETVDLVKTHMEESQNTSGNEDIYEDMLMASQNFISNFDNEDVYECMMKLNPEMGLYDDDIERAMDDSNCESMLRKFFEAQPDRSLQSLEHTPINGGLPEMDDDEYRDMGLNAEIYGEIEEEDPYNPCCPDQIYDIVEPQSTPEIINRPPAPIPRPANLPEPEQNTTYISKVFCLKEPVYSLSQRPESDSSLAPVRLVRDRNMSSDHDPYAGMKTPGQRQLISLQERVKVGELTVEDAVQEFKAWQFDQDKRWRSLRFQQENLQKLRDSITRRNKGKGPNELMITAPIQTNSQWGSQMNVNCSVYEPTPRLIAQPPPVSRPLQRGSWQTGSTSSTSSLTCAGSSSHRLSIQSTVSNSSGMEGECEEPPDIPLPPRPLRPTVDTPPVLPPPRVPRRVIERNTEINERYVSTPSRPVHQTPAQRPMPPPPIPRRTW from the exons ATGTGTGAGGTGTTAATTGTCCATACCAGTGAGGCCAGGGAATGGGCTGAGTATCTGCAGCAAATATTGGTAGCATCAA AAAGGCAAGTGTCAATGGACTATTTTGAACACTGGAAGTATTGGAGAAAGCTCAATTCAGAAGATGAACCATCAGCATATGTGTCTGCGGTCCTTGAGTGCATTAATACTG GATCTGTTAGTGAAAATTGTCAGAATCCATATGAAATTGAACTAGAAGAACAAACGAATGAGTTCACATTATCAGAGATTCCTGAGACATTACCTGATGAGACGGAACAAACTGAGGTGATTGGGGAAGATGTCCGTCATACTGAGCAGACTCCTTCAAATACCACGGGGCCACTAGGTGATCAAACTTGCCTCACCATTCAACCAGACAGAATACTATGTGGG AATCGTgtgaatatttatataataatggtAAAGAAAATTGTGGATGAGGGCAGACTGGAGGTGGAGTTTCACTCTCAGTACTCGACACCTCAGCGGATCCCTGGGACTCTTGTAAACGAGTACATTGTTACTGTACAGTCACCTG atATGCCAGCTGGGAAAGTCTCATTGACACTTTATAAAAATGAATCTGTGGTCTGTTCAACAACGGTGACATATTACACAGAAATGGAAGAGATTTGCAGGTATCTAAAGAAAGCAATGGATCCTGTGCAGTTCATGTGTCAG GCATTTGATATCACATCAAAGGTGCCCGAGTCATTGGATAATTTGCTTGCAGACTCTCTGGAAGAACGGATGCCTCTAAAGGGATTAGAAGTATTTGGAATTAGTCAAATTGCAGATAACACATCCGCGA ATCACAGTAATGTGGAACTTCCAACACTGCTTCACTTCTCGGCCAAGTATGGCTTAAAAAAGTTAATGTCTTTGTTAATGCGGTGCCCCGGAGCCATGCAGGCCTACAGTGTAATGAACAAAGATGGGGATTACCCTAACAAACTGGCAGAGAAGAGTGGCTTCTCTGATTTAAGACAGTTTATGGACGAATATGTT gAGACAGTAGATTTAGTGAAGACCCACATGGAGGAATCTCAGAACACCTCTGGCAACGAGGATATCTATGAGGACATGTTGATGGCTTCCCAAAATTTCATCAGTAATTTCGATAATGAGGACGTTTACGAGTGTATGATGAAACTAAATCCTGAGATGGGTTTGT ATGATGATGACATAGAAAGGGCTATGGACGACTCCAACTGTGAGTCAATGCTGAGAAAGTTTTTTGAAG CACAACCTGACAGGAGTTTACAGTCCTTGGAACATACTCCAATCAATGGTGGATTACCTGAAATGGATGATGATGAATACCGTGACATGGGCCTTAATGCGGAAATCTATGGGGAAATAGAAGAGGAGGACCCATATAACCCATGCTGCCCTGATCAAATTTATGACATAGTGGAACCACAATCCACCCCTGAAATAATCAACCGTCCACCTGCACCGATTCCACGACCCGCCAACCTGCCGGAGCCAGAACAGAACACAACCTACATTTCCAAAG tattttgtcTCAAGGAACCTGTATACTCACTCAGTCAACGGCCAGAGAGTGATTCCTCTTTAG CACCTGTAAGGCTGGTGAGAGACAGAAACATGAGCAGTGACCATGACCCCTATGCAGGCATGAAGACCCCGGGACAGAGGCAGCTCATCTCTCTACAGGAGAGGGTGAAGGTGGGTGAGCTGACTGTGGAGGACGCAGTTCAGGAGTTCAAGGCTTGGCAGTTTGATCAAGATAAAAGATGGCGCTCTCTCCGCTTCCAGCAG GAAAATTTACAGAAATTAAGAGACAGCATCACTCGACGCAATAAAGGCAAAGGGCCGAATG AGCTCATGATTACAGCACCAATACAAACAAACAGTCAGTGGGGCTCTCAAATGAATGTGAACTGCTCAGTGTACGAACCCACACCTCGGTTGATTGCCCAACCTCCTCCTGTTAGTAGACCGCTGCAGAGAGGAAGCTGGCAGACAGGAAGCACCTCCAGCACTTcta GTCTGACCTGTGCAGGTAGTAGCAGTCACAGATTGAGCATTCAGAGCACCGTCAGCAACAGCAGTGGGATGGAAGGTGAATGTGAG GAGCCTCCGGACATTCCCCTTCCTCCACGGCCTCTCCGGCCCACTGTGGATACTCCACCAGTACTCCCTCCACCCAGGGTCCCACGACGTGTAATAGAGAG GAATACAGAGATAAACGAGCGATATGTATCGACTCCATCCCGTCCTGTTCATCAGACACCTGCGCAAAGGCCCATGCCACCTCCACCAATACCGAGACGCACATGGTGA
- the LOC132110733 gene encoding phosphoinositide 3-kinase adapter protein 1-like isoform X1, with translation MCEVLIVHTSEAREWAEYLQQILVASSKFLEGSLILYDVNEEIWMKNNELFGSSKCIMLLLSTAFLDMQHDPEVQDNFRDLLQPPCKVVAFLCGVSERQVSMDYFEHWKYWRKLNSEDEPSAYVSAVLECINTGSVSENCQNPYEIELEEQTNEFTLSEIPETLPDETEQTEVIGEDVRHTEQTPSNTTGPLGDQTCLTIQPDRILCGNRVNIYIIMVKKIVDEGRLEVEFHSQYSTPQRIPGTLVNEYIVTVQSPDMPAGKVSLTLYKNESVVCSTTVTYYTEMEEICRYLKKAMDPVQFMCQAFDITSKVPESLDNLLADSLEERMPLKGLEVFGISQIADNTSANHSNVELPTLLHFSAKYGLKKLMSLLMRCPGAMQAYSVMNKDGDYPNKLAEKSGFSDLRQFMDEYVETVDLVKTHMEESQNTSGNEDIYEDMLMASQNFISNFDNEDVYECMMKLNPEMGLYDDDIERAMDDSNCESMLRKFFEAQPDRSLQSLEHTPINGGLPEMDDDEYRDMGLNAEIYGEIEEEDPYNPCCPDQIYDIVEPQSTPEIINRPPAPIPRPANLPEPEQNTTYISKVFCLKEPVYSLSQRPESDSSLAPVRLVRDRNMSSDHDPYAGMKTPGQRQLISLQERVKVGELTVEDAVQEFKAWQFDQDKRWRSLRFQQENLQKLRDSITRRNKGKGPNELMITAPIQTNSQWGSQMNVNCSVYEPTPRLIAQPPPVSRPLQRGSWQTGSTSSTSSLTCAGSSSHRLSIQSTVSNSSGMEGECEEPPDIPLPPRPLRPTVDTPPVLPPPRVPRRVIERNTEINERYVSTPSRPVHQTPAQRPMPPPPIPRRTW, from the exons ATGTGTGAGGTGTTAATTGTCCATACCAGTGAGGCCAGGGAATGGGCTGAGTATCTGCAGCAAATATTGGTAGCATCAAGTAAGTTTCTGGAGGGCTCCCTCATTCTGTATGATGTGAATGAAGAGATTTGGATGAAAAACAATGAGCTGTTTGGCTCTAGTAAGTGCATCATGCTTTTGCTGTCTACTGCATTCCTGGACATGCAGCACGACCCAGAAGTGCAGGATAATTTCCGGGATCTTCTTCAGCCTCCTTGCAAAGTTGTTGCATTTTTGTGTGGTGTATCAGAAAGGCAAGTGTCAATGGACTATTTTGAACACTGGAAGTATTGGAGAAAGCTCAATTCAGAAGATGAACCATCAGCATATGTGTCTGCGGTCCTTGAGTGCATTAATACTG GATCTGTTAGTGAAAATTGTCAGAATCCATATGAAATTGAACTAGAAGAACAAACGAATGAGTTCACATTATCAGAGATTCCTGAGACATTACCTGATGAGACGGAACAAACTGAGGTGATTGGGGAAGATGTCCGTCATACTGAGCAGACTCCTTCAAATACCACGGGGCCACTAGGTGATCAAACTTGCCTCACCATTCAACCAGACAGAATACTATGTGGG AATCGTgtgaatatttatataataatggtAAAGAAAATTGTGGATGAGGGCAGACTGGAGGTGGAGTTTCACTCTCAGTACTCGACACCTCAGCGGATCCCTGGGACTCTTGTAAACGAGTACATTGTTACTGTACAGTCACCTG atATGCCAGCTGGGAAAGTCTCATTGACACTTTATAAAAATGAATCTGTGGTCTGTTCAACAACGGTGACATATTACACAGAAATGGAAGAGATTTGCAGGTATCTAAAGAAAGCAATGGATCCTGTGCAGTTCATGTGTCAG GCATTTGATATCACATCAAAGGTGCCCGAGTCATTGGATAATTTGCTTGCAGACTCTCTGGAAGAACGGATGCCTCTAAAGGGATTAGAAGTATTTGGAATTAGTCAAATTGCAGATAACACATCCGCGA ATCACAGTAATGTGGAACTTCCAACACTGCTTCACTTCTCGGCCAAGTATGGCTTAAAAAAGTTAATGTCTTTGTTAATGCGGTGCCCCGGAGCCATGCAGGCCTACAGTGTAATGAACAAAGATGGGGATTACCCTAACAAACTGGCAGAGAAGAGTGGCTTCTCTGATTTAAGACAGTTTATGGACGAATATGTT gAGACAGTAGATTTAGTGAAGACCCACATGGAGGAATCTCAGAACACCTCTGGCAACGAGGATATCTATGAGGACATGTTGATGGCTTCCCAAAATTTCATCAGTAATTTCGATAATGAGGACGTTTACGAGTGTATGATGAAACTAAATCCTGAGATGGGTTTGT ATGATGATGACATAGAAAGGGCTATGGACGACTCCAACTGTGAGTCAATGCTGAGAAAGTTTTTTGAAG CACAACCTGACAGGAGTTTACAGTCCTTGGAACATACTCCAATCAATGGTGGATTACCTGAAATGGATGATGATGAATACCGTGACATGGGCCTTAATGCGGAAATCTATGGGGAAATAGAAGAGGAGGACCCATATAACCCATGCTGCCCTGATCAAATTTATGACATAGTGGAACCACAATCCACCCCTGAAATAATCAACCGTCCACCTGCACCGATTCCACGACCCGCCAACCTGCCGGAGCCAGAACAGAACACAACCTACATTTCCAAAG tattttgtcTCAAGGAACCTGTATACTCACTCAGTCAACGGCCAGAGAGTGATTCCTCTTTAG CACCTGTAAGGCTGGTGAGAGACAGAAACATGAGCAGTGACCATGACCCCTATGCAGGCATGAAGACCCCGGGACAGAGGCAGCTCATCTCTCTACAGGAGAGGGTGAAGGTGGGTGAGCTGACTGTGGAGGACGCAGTTCAGGAGTTCAAGGCTTGGCAGTTTGATCAAGATAAAAGATGGCGCTCTCTCCGCTTCCAGCAG GAAAATTTACAGAAATTAAGAGACAGCATCACTCGACGCAATAAAGGCAAAGGGCCGAATG AGCTCATGATTACAGCACCAATACAAACAAACAGTCAGTGGGGCTCTCAAATGAATGTGAACTGCTCAGTGTACGAACCCACACCTCGGTTGATTGCCCAACCTCCTCCTGTTAGTAGACCGCTGCAGAGAGGAAGCTGGCAGACAGGAAGCACCTCCAGCACTTcta GTCTGACCTGTGCAGGTAGTAGCAGTCACAGATTGAGCATTCAGAGCACCGTCAGCAACAGCAGTGGGATGGAAGGTGAATGTGAG GAGCCTCCGGACATTCCCCTTCCTCCACGGCCTCTCCGGCCCACTGTGGATACTCCACCAGTACTCCCTCCACCCAGGGTCCCACGACGTGTAATAGAGAG GAATACAGAGATAAACGAGCGATATGTATCGACTCCATCCCGTCCTGTTCATCAGACACCTGCGCAAAGGCCCATGCCACCTCCACCAATACCGAGACGCACATGGTGA
- the LOC132110733 gene encoding phosphoinositide 3-kinase adapter protein 1-like isoform X3, producing the protein MCEVLIVHTSEAREWAEYLQQILVASSKFLEGSLILYDVNEEIWMKNNELFGSSKCIMLLLSTAFLDMQHDPEVQDNFRDLLQPPCKVVAFLCGVSERQVSMDYFEHWKYWRKLNSEDEPSAYVSAVLECINTGSVSENCQNPYEIELEEQTNEFTLSEIPETLPDETEQTEVIGEDVRHTEQTPSNTTGPLGDQTCLTIQPDRILCGNRVNIYIIMVKKIVDEGRLEVEFHSQYSTPQRIPGTLVNEYIVTVQSPDMPAGKVSLTLYKNESVVCSTTVTYYTEMEEICRYLKKAMDPVQFMCQAFDITSKVPESLDNLLADSLEERMPLKGLEVFGISQIADNTSANHSNVELPTLLHFSAKYGLKKLMSLLMRCPGAMQAYSVMNKDGDYPNKLAEKSGFSDLRQFMDEYVETVDLVKTHMEESQNTSGNEDIYEDMLMASQNFISNFDNEDVYECMMKLNPEMGLYDDDIERAMDDSNCESMLRKFFEAQPDRSLQSLEHTPINGGLPEMDDDEYRDMGLNAEIYGEIEEEDPYNPCCPDQIYDIVEPQSTPEIINRPPAPIPRPANLPEPEQNTTYISKVFCLKEPVYSLSQRPESDSSLAPVRLVRDRNMSSDHDPYAGMKTPGQRQLISLQERVKVGELTVEDAVQEFKAWQFDQDKRWRSLRFQQENLQKLRDSITRRNKGKGPNELMITAPIQTNSQWGSQMNVNCSVYEPTPRLIAQPPPVSRPLQRGSWQTGSTSSTSSSSSHRLSIQSTVSNSSGMEGECEEPPDIPLPPRPLRPTVDTPPVLPPPRVPRRVIERNTEINERYVSTPSRPVHQTPAQRPMPPPPIPRRTW; encoded by the exons ATGTGTGAGGTGTTAATTGTCCATACCAGTGAGGCCAGGGAATGGGCTGAGTATCTGCAGCAAATATTGGTAGCATCAAGTAAGTTTCTGGAGGGCTCCCTCATTCTGTATGATGTGAATGAAGAGATTTGGATGAAAAACAATGAGCTGTTTGGCTCTAGTAAGTGCATCATGCTTTTGCTGTCTACTGCATTCCTGGACATGCAGCACGACCCAGAAGTGCAGGATAATTTCCGGGATCTTCTTCAGCCTCCTTGCAAAGTTGTTGCATTTTTGTGTGGTGTATCAGAAAGGCAAGTGTCAATGGACTATTTTGAACACTGGAAGTATTGGAGAAAGCTCAATTCAGAAGATGAACCATCAGCATATGTGTCTGCGGTCCTTGAGTGCATTAATACTG GATCTGTTAGTGAAAATTGTCAGAATCCATATGAAATTGAACTAGAAGAACAAACGAATGAGTTCACATTATCAGAGATTCCTGAGACATTACCTGATGAGACGGAACAAACTGAGGTGATTGGGGAAGATGTCCGTCATACTGAGCAGACTCCTTCAAATACCACGGGGCCACTAGGTGATCAAACTTGCCTCACCATTCAACCAGACAGAATACTATGTGGG AATCGTgtgaatatttatataataatggtAAAGAAAATTGTGGATGAGGGCAGACTGGAGGTGGAGTTTCACTCTCAGTACTCGACACCTCAGCGGATCCCTGGGACTCTTGTAAACGAGTACATTGTTACTGTACAGTCACCTG atATGCCAGCTGGGAAAGTCTCATTGACACTTTATAAAAATGAATCTGTGGTCTGTTCAACAACGGTGACATATTACACAGAAATGGAAGAGATTTGCAGGTATCTAAAGAAAGCAATGGATCCTGTGCAGTTCATGTGTCAG GCATTTGATATCACATCAAAGGTGCCCGAGTCATTGGATAATTTGCTTGCAGACTCTCTGGAAGAACGGATGCCTCTAAAGGGATTAGAAGTATTTGGAATTAGTCAAATTGCAGATAACACATCCGCGA ATCACAGTAATGTGGAACTTCCAACACTGCTTCACTTCTCGGCCAAGTATGGCTTAAAAAAGTTAATGTCTTTGTTAATGCGGTGCCCCGGAGCCATGCAGGCCTACAGTGTAATGAACAAAGATGGGGATTACCCTAACAAACTGGCAGAGAAGAGTGGCTTCTCTGATTTAAGACAGTTTATGGACGAATATGTT gAGACAGTAGATTTAGTGAAGACCCACATGGAGGAATCTCAGAACACCTCTGGCAACGAGGATATCTATGAGGACATGTTGATGGCTTCCCAAAATTTCATCAGTAATTTCGATAATGAGGACGTTTACGAGTGTATGATGAAACTAAATCCTGAGATGGGTTTGT ATGATGATGACATAGAAAGGGCTATGGACGACTCCAACTGTGAGTCAATGCTGAGAAAGTTTTTTGAAG CACAACCTGACAGGAGTTTACAGTCCTTGGAACATACTCCAATCAATGGTGGATTACCTGAAATGGATGATGATGAATACCGTGACATGGGCCTTAATGCGGAAATCTATGGGGAAATAGAAGAGGAGGACCCATATAACCCATGCTGCCCTGATCAAATTTATGACATAGTGGAACCACAATCCACCCCTGAAATAATCAACCGTCCACCTGCACCGATTCCACGACCCGCCAACCTGCCGGAGCCAGAACAGAACACAACCTACATTTCCAAAG tattttgtcTCAAGGAACCTGTATACTCACTCAGTCAACGGCCAGAGAGTGATTCCTCTTTAG CACCTGTAAGGCTGGTGAGAGACAGAAACATGAGCAGTGACCATGACCCCTATGCAGGCATGAAGACCCCGGGACAGAGGCAGCTCATCTCTCTACAGGAGAGGGTGAAGGTGGGTGAGCTGACTGTGGAGGACGCAGTTCAGGAGTTCAAGGCTTGGCAGTTTGATCAAGATAAAAGATGGCGCTCTCTCCGCTTCCAGCAG GAAAATTTACAGAAATTAAGAGACAGCATCACTCGACGCAATAAAGGCAAAGGGCCGAATG AGCTCATGATTACAGCACCAATACAAACAAACAGTCAGTGGGGCTCTCAAATGAATGTGAACTGCTCAGTGTACGAACCCACACCTCGGTTGATTGCCCAACCTCCTCCTGTTAGTAGACCGCTGCAGAGAGGAAGCTGGCAGACAGGAAGCACCTCCAGCACTTcta GTAGTAGCAGTCACAGATTGAGCATTCAGAGCACCGTCAGCAACAGCAGTGGGATGGAAGGTGAATGTGAG GAGCCTCCGGACATTCCCCTTCCTCCACGGCCTCTCCGGCCCACTGTGGATACTCCACCAGTACTCCCTCCACCCAGGGTCCCACGACGTGTAATAGAGAG GAATACAGAGATAAACGAGCGATATGTATCGACTCCATCCCGTCCTGTTCATCAGACACCTGCGCAAAGGCCCATGCCACCTCCACCAATACCGAGACGCACATGGTGA